The bacterium nucleotide sequence CTGCCGAAGTAGAAATTCGACACGACCTGCAGACTGTCCATGCCCAGAACGCTACGGGGATTGCCGCCAATGAAGCTTAACGACGAGGAGCGGTCCACAAGCATCCTGCCATGCTCAATCGGGTGCATTTCTCCTCCCCCCGCTTCGTCCGGCATGGGTGCTTCGACGTACAAGCCATTCAGCCTGAGCGAAAGCGTTTCTTTCCCGTTCAGAATACCGAAGAGGATATCCTCCTGCCATTGACCCGCGTTCACGGTGAACTGCAGCGGCACGGAGTACTGTATTCCTGCCGGTGGATCGCCGGCTAACAATGGATGCAGGAAGAATAAAAACAGGGCGAAATTCATGAGCATCATGCGAAAATGCAATGCATGAACTCTCATTCCTATCCGCGAAAAACGTGTTCCAGCGGCCAGTATCGAACTATCCAATCTCATAGCATGATCCTGTCTTGAATCCGTGGTTTCATCTCTCGAACAGGGTAATCCTTACGATGCAATAAAATATACCATACGGGGACACAGAACGCGCCCCCGTATGGATGTGTTGACAAAATCACTTGAGAATGAGAAGTGATAGAATTGTGTGTGCGTGTGGCGAAAATCGTGCCACACAGGTGCGAACATTTCATTGTGTTTCCTCTCGTAACAGATATTAAATATCGTGAACAACTATCCGCATATCAGAGAGGGAATGATACGCGGTCATTTCACGGGTAGCCCTTCCTCCGGAATGAACGGCTCCCCTCGTGTACGCCCCATCGCAACCGTATGCCTGGTCGTCGTCCGGCGCACGGGAGCGTACGTACATAATCTAATGATATATTTCACGATGTCAATATCCCTTTGATTCAGACGGATTTCCGAGACCGATCGCGGTCGACATGCATGACCTCCTTCAGCAGGAGCAACTGCTTGACCTCCCTACTGCCACAAAATTCCATAATCTGTTCAGAATTTCCGGAACAAATCTCCCAATAATTATTCAGAAATCATCCCCTGATTGCACGCTCAACTGTTCAGAATCCCCGTAAATCCCTGCAGGCAGATCGATTAGTTTAACTGTTCGTTCCACTTAGAAGGCAGATGCTCTATCCACCTGAGCTACGGGAGCGTAATAATTCATCAATAAATATCTGCAGATTTGGTGTGGATTACAAGGATAACCCAATCCTACGGGCATTGGTGTCCTGAATGAAATGCGGTTCAGATCCTACTGATCAATTCCGTCTCCACAAGGCGATGCGCTTCAACAGAATCATAATGAATACCTGGCCGTAACAGCGGTGGCAAATCACTTTGGAATCCTGCGTGTGTCATTTTCTGCGCCAGGTTCCGTGAAAACTCCCTCTGCGAGACAACCTGTCCTTCCATACTCATGTATGATTGAAAAATGTCGGCGATACGCGCAGGATCCGCAAGACCTTGCCTCAGTCCATGCCAAAGGTCAAACAGGTCACGGCCCTTTCGACGCTGAAACAACGCGCGTAATTTCGTCCCGAGCAATTCTTCGATCGTGAATGTCGGTATCGTGTTCCGCCCTTCGTACCAGCGCGAGGTCACGCTATGAGATTGTTCCATCCACCCTTCCACCGCAGTGTGTTCACGCGTGTTGATCTCGATTTTTATCCTTATCGGCACTATGGGTGCTATTTCCGAATCCACCCTATAGATCAACTTGACATCGTTCTCCTTCTGTATTCTCCGTGGTGTACCCAACCACGGATCGAGCGTCTCGTGGATGCCGTCCATTACTTGACCGATCGGGACCGCTTGCGTTTGCACCAGATCGATATCCTCCGAATATCGCGAAGCAGGCGTCAGATACAGCTTGTGCAGCGCTGTACCTCCGCGCATGGCCAGCTGATCCCGCAACGATGGAAGAGCGAACATATCCAGCATCGCACGCGCTATGATCAAATCCTGCTCGACCTGGGCATTGGAAACCCAAGGATGGTCAGCGCGCCATGCAATGATATCGGCAGTCGGAATCATACGTCGCTCTGCGGATCAGCGTTCACGATAACCTGCCAGCGAGGATCCTTCTTACTTCCAATCAACGGAGCTCGCACGTCCAACCGCGTCTTGGAGGGATGTTTTTCTGAAAGCCACTCTGCAAGATCGACCGTAACAGGGCGACGCTTCGTCTGCTCCAGCAACCAGCCCGCGCGCTGAACGATGCTGAGATCGGGTTCGCGATCTGCGGCATGTACCAGATCCTCTGGAATAATCTCATCAACAAGTTCATCCAGAACAGTCAGTACCGTGTCGAGCCCACCGATGTCATGCGCAAAGCGAACAAGATCCAATGCGGTCGCAGCTGCAGTTGAAACGGGGAAACTTCCAGTATAACCTTTGATGGAAGTTGTCGGCGTGTCTGTCGCACTCCGTTTCAGGAAAAAACGAACATTCATATTCACCAGTCGTATTGCACGCAGCGGGCGTGTCGTTATGATGTGGTACTCCTGCGCTTGCTGATGGCTCGCACCAAATAGTGCTGCCGCCGAAAGGATCCCCACGTAGTACTGGCACCCAAGATACTTCATCAGGTCATCCACGAACCAATCAGGCGGTACCATACCTCCTGTCCGATACTCGATTGGGACAATCACATAAAATCCACGACGGATTTTCTGGATCCTGCCTGCGTGCTGAAGCCGTTGCAGCCCTTTCGTAAGCGCTGCACGGTTCGTCTCGATCGATCGTTCTGCTTCTTCACGGGTAAACGAATATCTCGCCCGCTGCTGCAGCTGATCCACAAATTCCGTGATCGTTTTGTGTGCCATATCTGGTTTGCAATATAACACAAGTGGACGCAATGTGTCCACTTCTGATTGATTTAACACCCAATTATCGTATCTACGTCGAATCTTGCGATGTTCCGGTCAATCGTATGCGAAAAGCTGCGCTTCCATCTTTCCGATCCGTCGGCTTATGCGTGCATCTTATTTCTTTGTTATTTCCTGTGCGGCGAGTTGAAGGGTTAGCAGGCATAAGCCGATGGCACGGAAAAAACTGAAACTACAACCGCAGCAGATGCTTTACATATATACGATCACCGATGGAGATGACAGCCGTGTAGCTCCCCGGCAGCACAGAGGAAATATCCAGGCTCTCGGAAATGCTTCCGTCAGCGCGGACTGTGACCGCCTTCTCCGTGACAAACGTGCCGTCTGAGGCATACAGTCTAAGTCTGCCTCGTGTTGCGCTGCGGGAGGTTCTGCAGCTGACCGGTGAGCTGAACGTGTTGCGCTGCGGGCTGCGGAAAGAGATTCACGTTATCACGCCTGCGAAGCAGAGGATTGCAGATGCCATCCACGTACACCCTCGAGGAAAGAGAATCGGCATCCTCGCAGCACCGGGCGTACGCGGTGAGTTTCGGCACGCTCACGTGGTCGCGAAGCACGTCCCTGGTGATCGGTGTACGGAAGCGCAGCACCATGCAGGGGGTCCCGCTCGGATTCACCGGCACGCCCTCCACCAGCAGCTTCCCCTGCTCCGGCAGTTCGACGCGGAAATCCCACCCGGCATCGCTCGAGATGACGTCGCTGAACACGAGTACGCTGCTGTCATAGCGCACTTCGCCGCGCAGCTGTGACGGCTGACCGCCGAAGAATTCCCAGCACACGTTCACGTCCAATTCCTCTCCGCTCGGCGCTATTGCAACCGAATCGATGTGCGCGATGAGCGTCTCCTCGCATTGACAGATTTCCATCACGAATCCTTCCTGTGTCACGGTGTTCGGACACCCGCTCGTGAGGGTTAAGCTGTCGATCTCGATATGCACCGCACGACTGCTTGCTGCTGCCAGGGCGCGCATGGAGATGCCGACCAGGTGTCCGGTCTCAAGCCCGGGGTATACGTATTCGGCACGGAAGCGGTATGTGCCCGGCCGCAGCTCGACGAGCTGGACGGCAGTGTTCTGTGTGATGGTTCCCAGCGTGACCGGCGTCAGCGCTGTGTGTTCGAGCAGCTCCGGATCGGCACGCAAGAGGAATTCGAATGAAAGCGGGAGTTCTCGCGGGACGCGGGGATAGAGATCCACGTAAACAATACCGCGCTGGCCTGGAGTGAGACGCGCAGGACCGGACACGCGCAGGTGCAGCTGATCCGGACGCCAGGGCGATGTGAACAACGTATCCGCCTCAGCCACTTCCCCTCGATACTGGGCAGTGACATGCAGGGCACGAAGACTATCCGTGCAGTTCGTTTCCCAGGTGATCACGCAGTTCTGTGTGAGTATCTCCTCGCCTATCTCGCGCAGCAGTGCTGCGAGCTGCGCCGGAGCGTAGACGCGCTGATAATAGCCGCCTGATCGCCGCGCCACGTCCTCCATGACTCCCTGGCTCATCATGTTGCTGCCGTACCCGATCATGAACAGTGTGATGTTCTGCACCAGGATCGCATCCGCCACATCTTCAGGCCGTTCCGACGAACCATTGTCCACTCCATCGGTAAACACCAGCAGAAATTTTCTCGCAGCGGGATGTGCGGCGAGATCCTGCAGGGCGATGCTCATGGTGTGATAGATGGGAGTATTGGCTCCTATCGCGAGATTCCCGATCGCTGTTTCCAGTGATGGGATATCCCCGGTGAAGTCAATCACGCGCTCCCCGCCATTCGAAAAATGATAGATGGCGGCTTCGTCGCCGATGCCGAGCATGCGCACGACGGAGAGGGCACCAGTTTTCAGGCTATCGAAATCCACTCCCGTCATCGAACCGGAATTATCCAGCACCAGCGCCACCGCTGTTCCTGTCGCCGTGTCGGGACACCAGATATCGGCGGGGATGGACTGCCCGTTCTCAATCACGGAAAGCGTGAGTCCCTGCGTCGACAGCAGCTGCGCACCGTTCCACCGCACCGCTGTTTCCATCTTCAAACGTGGGAGCCGTGAGGCATCGATGGATTCTATCGATACGCTCAGGGGCTGGGAGGCAGCGGGGATGGTTGCCAGGAGAAGCACCAGGGACGCTATTGCAGCTTTGAGTCTCACTTCACCATTACCTTCGTGTTTGCAGCGCCGCTTCCCGTCACCAACCGCAGCACGTACACACCGCGTTCGAGTCCAGCGGTGGACCACTGCACGGTTCGCCGGGTGGCAGCGACCTCAGCATCCCACACTACCGCCCTCCTGCGGCCCAAAAGATCGTACAGCTCGATACGCACGAATCCCGGACGTGTGAGTTCGACCTCCGTACTCATCATTCCACCCTGCGACACCGGCTGCGGCCACGTTGAGATGATGCGCGGGGATTGTGGCAAAGACGGTGTGACCTTCGTCCAGTTGATGCCGCCGTTGGTGGTTTTTATGATCGATCCCCCAAGTGCGGCATAGGATATGTTGTAACTACGAGAGTAGATGCCCCCAACAGTTCTTCCATAAAGTTCTCCCTCTACAGTAGTATTCCTCCATTCATCGGTTGTGGATAGAAATGCCTGCGAGGAGATAGTGCTCATGCCATAGCTATTGCCGCCCGCATCTATATTCCCGATATACACTTGTTGCTGAATGACATCAATGGAATCCCATGATATCCCGGCATTTGTGCTTTTCAAAAGGTTCCAACGCCACGTTCCCTTCTCCCTGAAATGCAGATACGCTGTCTTATTCGCCGAGATCAGGATCCTGGGATTGTACAGATCCCCGCCATTCTCGAAATACCGCCATGTAGTACCTGCATCCGAACTCACCGCGACCTTGTTCCCGGAAAGCATGTAGCAATGCGGGTAATCGGAAATATCCAGAGCACCATGAGCTGTGTTTCCCATATCAACCTCGAGATGAGCCCAGGTCTCTCCCCCATCGTGTGTGGCGAAAAGACCATCGCTGCAGGGAAACCAGAGAGTGTCCTCACCGACGGAAAATGTCCCCTGCCATAGGTTGATCAGCGGATAATTGATTGTCCGGGCGAACACGGGTTTCCATAAGACTCCGGCATCGCTTGTTCGCAATAATACTGTGCTGTCATTTTGATCGGGTTTCCTTACAGCATACCACACGGAAGGCGTAGCAATATGAATGTACAGCCAGTCCTTTCCCGCTTGATCGATGTCGTAAGCAGTTTTCCATGATTCGCCACCGTTGTCCGTGACCAGATACAGACCGTTATTCATCACACGATCCGTAGGGAACAGGTGAACGTATGCAGTCTGGTCTGATAACAGTTGGAGATCTTTCGGAAAGTACAAGGACTGGAATTTCTCATCGATCCATGTCAGACCTCCGTCCCTCGAGTAAAAGGACCCACCATATCGATTAACACAGATAATTCTATCCGGTTCCGGACTGCACAACTCTATTCTCTGCGGCAATTCCGTGTAGCTTTTGTCCCGTACCCGAAGGCTGCTGCGTCCATACTCTTCCACTCTATAAACAGCCCCATCCTCGCAGCTATAATAGCCAACCCCAGTGTGGTCCATGGTCAAACAATCAATGATCGGAAGCGTCGTGTTGTCGGATTGTACTGACCAGTGCAAGCCGCCATCGGTCGACAGAAGCGTTGCATTCGATTCATCAATCAGGAAGACCGTGTCTTTTGAGAGCCATGTGAGCGGTGGCACTCTGGACAAGTAACCGGTTGATGGAAGCGCTGTGTGAATCCCGGGGTTATTCCATGTAGCGCCCGCATCGTGTGTCACGTAGACTGCAGCCGTCCGACCATCACCGGGAATCGCGGAGACCAATATCCCTCGATCCCTGTCGATAAAGTATGGGAAATGTCGATCTCCCAGACTATCAGGGATGGGAATCGGTTGCCATGACACTCCCTCATCGGAGGAGCGCAGCAGTACCTGCTGCTCTCCAACCTGTGAGATGAACAACGCATCGCCTGTTGCATCGACATTCATTTTTCTGTCGAGGTCCTTCGGTTTAACGAACCATGGTACCTGCAGAAGTGTCGGCTCCAGACGGTCTTTACGAAAAAGCATGACAGAAGTGTGGGTCGAATCCTCCCAATCTTCCGGCGCGAAACGCATAGGATCCAACAAGCACAATGCGTAGTTCCCCGATGCCGCCACCTGGAGAATATTGAACTGCGGCCCCGATGGCGTTAACGAAGTCCAACTGTCGCCATTATCCGACGACGTTTCGATCACATGATGCAGACCGACACGATAGATTCTGTCACCGAGCTGGAATACTCCGGTATACGGGATCGGATCATAGTCAGGATGCACGGTCATGTATGGCTGGGAAGTCAGTTCGTTTGGAACGAATAAAGCAGAAACAATGATTATCACATAGACTATATACATGCTGCCGACCTCGAATTGCACTACACCTCGTAATAGGAACTGGTCTACGGAAAATATGTTCGGGAGAAGTGGCTACCTCCTCCCGAACATCCAAAACTAACGGCCACAACATGTTCCGCATTCGATCGATCCAGTCTCGCCTGGACATACATCGAGGGTGAATGTAAAATCGCCACCCTGGTCAAAATATATACAGAGACTGTATCCCGTCTTTGGTGTACCGTTATCACACCACCACAAATGAATCTCATTATTCTTTCCTGGCCCATCGATCGTCAGAGAACAGTCACATCCTGAACATTCCGGACACGTGGTTGGAATAATTTCTATACAGGTTCCCGCAGTAACATAACGATAAGCCGTTGGGCTCCCAGTCATGTCTATCGGAACGGTGCAGATGTCATCGGTTAATAGTGCGGATTCCTCACCAGTTGAACCTTGAAGCTCAACAGTAGGTATCAGGTCTCCGACGTCTGCCATAGGCTGTGCTGACAAACTGTCAACCAGCAGGACCGTGAGAATGAACGTAAATGCGAGCTGTGATGTCCTCATGATAGCACCTCTGCTGAGAAGTTCGTGAATGATTGAATCTGATTCAACGGATTTTCTCGATTTTGTCTGAGCATTGCTCAGCACCCACCTTCATGGCGTCATCGTCGCGAAGATACCTTCAAATTGAACGTCAGACGGAGTCCCCAACAAAGTCCTGAGGGCGTGTAGGACGTTGATATGACCGTCCAGTCTATGAATCGTCGATACACATTCCTATCAACCTTGTGTCACGTCGACGACGATACGTACGTTGAGAAAGGTCTACTCATCCCTATCCATAGGCACCTCCACCACACATTCGACAACTGTATTCAGCGGACTCTCGGAGCCTGCCTCATCATCACAGAACAGAGTCTGAAAACAAGTGCGAAGTTCAGCTTTGGTAATGCAAAAACCGGGCCATTATAGGCATAAAGGGGGGGGGTACTCCTTAATTGTGGAGTTAATTGTGGACTGCAGCAACATAGGTAAAGTATCGCTTCAACCAAGAAGCTCCCAGAAATCGTGAATAATTTTCACGTGCCGTGCGGCATGCTCACACCCCCAGGATTCCGCGCTCGGGTTATGCGCAACCGTTTCAGAGCCATCGCACGTCCGGCTCCTCAATGGTCTGGCTTGGACGACAGCATTTTCTCTACGACACCCACGGAGAGAGGGAGAATGCGCAGGACCATTCGATCCGTACGCAGTATCCGCTTCTGTTCAGTATTTCCGGAACAAATCTCCCAGAATTTGTTCAGAAATCAGGCTCGAATTGAGTGCTCAACTGTTCAGAATCGCCGTAAATCCCTGCAGGCAGATCGATTAGTTTAACTGTTCGTTCCACTTAGAAGGCAGATGCTCTATCCACCTGAGCTACGGGAGCGTAATAATATCAATGACTTAGCGAAGCCGCAAGAACTGTTCAGAAAAATATTCTGAACACTTCGCTCGTGTTTGAACTGTTCAGACTTCTGTGGAAAATACGGGATTTTCGGGTGGAGACAAAGGAGAGAACCCATTCGTCTCCACGCAATATCAGCCTCCCTTCTATCAGCATCTCTTTCCCTCGATCACGATGCGATTCGACTCATCTCCCTCCAGTCACCGAAATCATCCGTGTCGCCTGCGCACCGTCCTCGGCAATGGCTCGGAGCAGGTACACACCGGTTGGCAGTTGCAGCGCACCGAGGTCAATCACCACAGGTGATGCAGTTTCTGCATATCGCGTCAGTCGCTGCCGTCCCAGCAGGTCGTGCAGGGTCAGGCGGCAGCTTCCGCCCGCTTCGCCGCCTATGCGGACGTACAACCGCGCACCCGCTGCAACCGGCTGTGGCCAGGCATCGAGGGTGAGCACTCCCGGTGTGGCTGGCGACTCGATACCCGTACTCTTGCGGATGACATACGTGATAGTGACGTGACGATCCGTCGGCGTTGCGGCGAACAGCAGATCCGCGTTATGTGCTCCTACTTCGAGCATCGTGCTGTTCGGCTGCACGGAGATCTGTGTGGACTGGCTGCCGCTTGTCGGTTGCGCATCCAGCCACCACTCTGATGGCTGTGCCGTCCATGGCATGGCGAGTCCTCCACCCGTCCACAGCTGAACCTGCTGTTCCACCGGCAGTGCACCGCCCCGTTCGGCTTCGAAGTACAGATGCAGCGGTGTGAGCACGAGCCCCGGTGGATTGTCGGGGATGATGTAGACGATATGCGTGCACCCGCTCTCCGTTCCCTGTTCATTGCTTTTCCAGATCCATGTAGCAAGTCTCGGATCAATATCCGCAATGTTCTTTGCCGGTGTAATCTTCCACCAGCGCGAGCAGCTTGCTCCGGGGAGCAGTGTCCCGTCCGGTACGGGACCTCCCGGCTGATTGGCGTATTCCGGTGAGGTAAAGCTTTGCGTGCCGTCTGAGCCAGCGAGGGAGAACTCCGGTGGCAGAATGATCGATGCCTCACATCCCGTGAGCGTAACCGTGCCGGTATTGGTCACGGTGTAGGATACATGCAGTGGATCGGGAATGAAGCGTTCTTCGTACCAGTCGGCAAACAGCGAATCGTGTCCGCCTGTCTCACACGTGATGCCGGGCTCCTCCGGCCAGGCTTCGATGTGAATGATCACGCTGCACTGTTTCCACGCGGCCTGCTCATCGGAGCGGTAGCGCACGATGATTTCCTGATCTTCGGCCGTGGATGCAGGCTGCGGGATGAGAAGCCAGGTGAGATTCGCGGTGGAGTGACTCTCCATGACGGCAATGGTTTTGCTCGCGGTCTCTGACGGATCGAGCGTCAAACGCGGCGACTGCGTGAGATTTATGATTGCTTCGATGTTGGTGTGGATTTCGTCGAGGACGTTGCGAAGGTCCAGTCGCAGATTCAGCGGAGATGGCTGGTAACCCGGCGGAGTTCGCACGAAGCGCACGGTATCCTCTGCCGTCAGCGTGCATCGCAGTCCGTCAATCGCCGGGATGTTGAGCATGTGCATGCAGGTCGAGAGAACACTGTCCTGCAGGTCGCGCGCCTCCACCGTCAGCACCGCCGATCGTGCGGATTGCAGTGCCTTTGCCTGCACACGCCACGTTCTGTTTGCCTCCGTGCCCGGAGCAAGCGTTCCCCCTGCCACGCTGAGCGGGTCGTGGGCGAGTAGTCCTTCAGGCGGCGCGAGGGACAGCACATAGCGTCCCACCTCCAGCGTTTCATTGCCGGTATTGCGCAGACGATAATCCAGCGTGAACGGGGATGGAAGCAGCAGACTGTCATCCACGTTGAGCACTGCCGGGGCAGTGATCGAACAGACCGACGATTGGATGACGGGAATAAGCTGTATGCGTATCTCACAGCTCCTCCGTGTGGAATCCTCCTGATACCAGTACCAGACAGTGATCGTCTCCGTGCTGCTATCCTGCGGCGCGGGATCCACTGCGAGCTGCCACAATGACGTACGTATGGCCGAGGCCGCGGTCGGTCCCAGGTAATGACGTGCCGTCTCCCCTGAGGACAATCTCAGATGCGGCGCCTGTGAGAGATCGACCTCGGCTTCAACGCGCCGCACGAGCGTATCGACGACGTTCTCGAGTTGCAGCTCCATGGCAAAATCTTCGAATCCCATGTCTGAGACCGGATACAGCGCATCCGGTGCGCTCAGGCTGCAGCGCAGCGCAGGAATGCCCGGCACATGCACCGTCGCGAGACAGGCAACGGGAAGCTGGCCGATCTCATCGCGCACGACGACCTCGAAGGTGACTTCACGATCGAAACCGCGCCGGTCGACATGCGCGATCCACTGACTCTGCACCTCCGCATTCGGCTGCAGTCGATCGAGGTAGTGAATATGATCTCCCTCGGGAAGCAGTGACACTCCTGCCGTGCCCGGCTCGCCATCCACGCGCACCTGCAACGCAACCTCGCCTGGGAGAACAGCTTCCTCACCGAGATTGCGCAATGTGAGCGTGACGGGAATCGTATCGCTCACATAGCGTTCGCCGGTCGCATCGATCATGAGTAACATCGGCGCATCGAGATCGCAGGAGAGTTCCATGCGCTTGCTGTCCCTGCGCGCGTAGACGATCTCCGCCCTGCAGCCGCCGTGGGACTGCAGGCAATTGTCCAAATGATCCGCCCAGCGGTAATGGGTGACAACCGTGATGGGCAGCAGCGTATCAGCAATAAGGTCCGGTCGCACCTGCAGAACCCACTGCGCATACGCAGTATCACCCGGAGCGAGCATGGGTGCCGCATAGAGCAGCAGCGGCATCGTATCCGGAACAAGGACAAACCCCGGCGGAAGCCGCAGCTCCGCCTGCAGATCGAACACCGCGCGTGTCGGATCCGGGTTTGTGATCGTCACGTCGAGTGGTATGAACGAGTCACTCAGATACCCGCGCGTACTGTCGCGCCGGATCGTATCCGGCACCGTAAACGCACAACTGATCGCATCCTCCCCGCAGAGTGGCAGGTACTGCCGGGTGAGTATGGCGTCGTAAGGACTGGGGCCAGGAGAGGCGAGTGCGGGTTGAAGCGCGTTGTAGGTGCGCATGAACGCCCAGTCGTCGCGATAATCCCATTCTGAAGATGTTGTCGCGAACTGATGATGAAATGCTGGGGGAGCGCCGACAAGATGACCGGAAGGATCGTAGCGCTGGGACAGCACCACGAACTCCGGGTACCAGGATGAAAACAGCATGTTTCCATCGCGGTCGAACGATGCCAGGATATTGACATCGCA carries:
- a CDS encoding nucleotidyl transferase AbiEii/AbiGii toxin family protein, whose translation is MIPTADIIAWRADHPWVSNAQVEQDLIIARAMLDMFALPSLRDQLAMRGGTALHKLYLTPASRYSEDIDLVQTQAVPIGQVMDGIHETLDPWLGTPRRIQKENDVKLIYRVDSEIAPIVPIRIKIEINTREHTAVEGWMEQSHSVTSRWYEGRNTIPTFTIEELLGTKLRALFQRRKGRDLFDLWHGLRQGLADPARIADIFQSYMSMEGQVVSQREFSRNLAQKMTHAGFQSDLPPLLRPGIHYDSVEAHRLVETELISRI
- a CDS encoding type IV toxin-antitoxin system AbiEi family antitoxin, whose translation is MAHKTITEFVDQLQQRARYSFTREEAERSIETNRAALTKGLQRLQHAGRIQKIRRGFYVIVPIEYRTGGMVPPDWFVDDLMKYLGCQYYVGILSAAALFGASHQQAQEYHIITTRPLRAIRLVNMNVRFFLKRSATDTPTTSIKGYTGSFPVSTAAATALDLVRFAHDIGGLDTVLTVLDELVDEIIPEDLVHAADREPDLSIVQRAGWLLEQTKRRPVTVDLAEWLSEKHPSKTRLDVRAPLIGSKKDPRWQVIVNADPQSDV
- a CDS encoding VWA domain-containing protein, producing the protein MRLKAAIASLVLLLATIPAASQPLSVSIESIDASRLPRLKMETAVRWNGAQLLSTQGLTLSVIENGQSIPADIWCPDTATGTAVALVLDNSGSMTGVDFDSLKTGALSVVRMLGIGDEAAIYHFSNGGERVIDFTGDIPSLETAIGNLAIGANTPIYHTMSIALQDLAAHPAARKFLLVFTDGVDNGSSERPEDVADAILVQNITLFMIGYGSNMMSQGVMEDVARRSGGYYQRVYAPAQLAALLREIGEEILTQNCVITWETNCTDSLRALHVTAQYRGEVAEADTLFTSPWRPDQLHLRVSGPARLTPGQRGIVYVDLYPRVPRELPLSFEFLLRADPELLEHTALTPVTLGTITQNTAVQLVELRPGTYRFRAEYVYPGLETGHLVGISMRALAAASSRAVHIEIDSLTLTSGCPNTVTQEGFVMEICQCEETLIAHIDSVAIAPSGEELDVNVCWEFFGGQPSQLRGEVRYDSSVLVFSDVISSDAGWDFRVELPEQGKLLVEGVPVNPSGTPCMVLRFRTPITRDVLRDHVSVPKLTAYARCCEDADSLSSRVYVDGICNPLLRRRDNVNLFPQPAAQHVQLTGQLQNLPQRNTRQT
- a CDS encoding T9SS type A sorting domain-containing protein, whose protein sequence is MIETSSDNGDSWTSLTPSGPQFNILQVAASGNYALCLLDPMRFAPEDWEDSTHTSVMLFRKDRLEPTLLQVPWFVKPKDLDRKMNVDATGDALFISQVGEQQVLLRSSDEGVSWQPIPIPDSLGDRHFPYFIDRDRGILVSAIPGDGRTAAVYVTHDAGATWNNPGIHTALPSTGYLSRVPPLTWLSKDTVFLIDESNATLLSTDGGLHWSVQSDNTTLPIIDCLTMDHTGVGYYSCEDGAVYRVEEYGRSSLRVRDKSYTELPQRIELCSPEPDRIICVNRYGGSFYSRDGGLTWIDEKFQSLYFPKDLQLLSDQTAYVHLFPTDRVMNNGLYLVTDNGGESWKTAYDIDQAGKDWLYIHIATPSVWYAVRKPDQNDSTVLLRTSDAGVLWKPVFARTINYPLINLWQGTFSVGEDTLWFPCSDGLFATHDGGETWAHLEVDMGNTAHGALDISDYPHCYMLSGNKVAVSSDAGTTWRYFENGGDLYNPRILISANKTAYLHFREKGTWRWNLLKSTNAGISWDSIDVIQQQVYIGNIDAGGNSYGMSTISSQAFLSTTDEWRNTTVEGELYGRTVGGIYSRSYNISYAALGGSIIKTTNGGINWTKVTPSLPQSPRIISTWPQPVSQGGMMSTEVELTRPGFVRIELYDLLGRRRAVVWDAEVAATRRTVQWSTAGLERGVYVLRLVTGSGAANTKVMVK
- a CDS encoding T9SS type A sorting domain-containing protein, which codes for MNLRIILSLGSLPILACIFFIVFISVPITSPAQSQNAERIPVTFPVLFTRNDGQWDSSVRYAVLHQASRVSLRGDGIDISFPDSRPRRMPEQETVGIARNREYMRFVQSGPSMEVVGGERTESLMHFYYGLSREGATENVATFKQVVYENVWPGCDVVYVSEGDKLIQRTILRPGADPADVKFEVTPGTAEDYRRTRVLGDSPRSGTDPVVLQQGNVVSFSFLPGILHDAIVLETEFNTFFGDPHGQTSLACDVMPGGSVLLYGYGLVSYDAKPGFIPPQDSTCAFNSIQENFFAEFSCDGRSLRFCTNLIGHARADGLIRNTIQIFVDDTSGYFLQTAQMDDDKSLSEHPTCALPLRPPLIDGRPGSGEKSTWLGKLTRDGHLTISTYISGILSTRVLRARDGGVLLSGFQQNGVVPQPFLHYTKQPLDESGGMLVKLNARCDSVLIGVNLDFLGDSLHVVSMDELSDGSVVIAGVTNRAPVTRNAWQPQHAGMIDLYIARLTPGMDSVLWATFLGGESDEYLAGAGKWYCRWGGGPTLHRSWRILDGAFGASTNHCLAVDADDGIWVTGTTLSSSMREVPGNAPRNTRGAMDMLLARFDRDGQPTMVKTFGGLTESACGGDEWALNLEILPCGNCLVTGLSRTVDFQEVGGMPWDRRVQGVNRCDVNILASFDRDGNMLFSSWYPEFVVLSQRYDPSGHLVGAPPAFHHQFATTSSEWDYRDDWAFMRTYNALQPALASPGPSPYDAILTRQYLPLCGEDAISCAFTVPDTIRRDSTRGYLSDSFIPLDVTITNPDPTRAVFDLQAELRLPPGFVLVPDTMPLLLYAAPMLAPGDTAYAQWVLQVRPDLIADTLLPITVVTHYRWADHLDNCLQSHGGCRAEIVYARRDSKRMELSCDLDAPMLLMIDATGERYVSDTIPVTLTLRNLGEEAVLPGEVALQVRVDGEPGTAGVSLLPEGDHIHYLDRLQPNAEVQSQWIAHVDRRGFDREVTFEVVVRDEIGQLPVACLATVHVPGIPALRCSLSAPDALYPVSDMGFEDFAMELQLENVVDTLVRRVEAEVDLSQAPHLRLSSGETARHYLGPTAASAIRTSLWQLAVDPAPQDSSTETITVWYWYQEDSTRRSCEIRIQLIPVIQSSVCSITAPAVLNVDDSLLLPSPFTLDYRLRNTGNETLEVGRYVLSLAPPEGLLAHDPLSVAGGTLAPGTEANRTWRVQAKALQSARSAVLTVEARDLQDSVLSTCMHMLNIPAIDGLRCTLTAEDTVRFVRTPPGYQPSPLNLRLDLRNVLDEIHTNIEAIINLTQSPRLTLDPSETASKTIAVMESHSTANLTWLLIPQPASTAEDQEIIVRYRSDEQAAWKQCSVIIHIEAWPEEPGITCETGGHDSLFADWYEERFIPDPLHVSYTVTNTGTVTLTGCEASIILPPEFSLAGSDGTQSFTSPEYANQPGGPVPDGTLLPGASCSRWWKITPAKNIADIDPRLATWIWKSNEQGTESGCTHIVYIIPDNPPGLVLTPLHLYFEAERGGALPVEQQVQLWTGGGLAMPWTAQPSEWWLDAQPTSGSQSTQISVQPNSTMLEVGAHNADLLFAATPTDRHVTITYVIRKSTGIESPATPGVLTLDAWPQPVAAGARLYVRIGGEAGGSCRLTLHDLLGRQRLTRYAETASPVVIDLGALQLPTGVYLLRAIAEDGAQATRMISVTGGR